From the Streptomyces sp. NBC_00390 genome, the window CCTGTCGGCGCTTATCGACTGGAAGCGCACTGATCCCGGGGACGATCTCACCACCGCATTGATCCAAGCCGGCGACGACGGAGACCGTCTCAGCGAACAGGAACTGGTCGAGACCCTGTTCCTGGTGCTGATCGCAGGGCACGAAACCACGATCAACTCGATCACCAACACGCTCCACGCCCTCCTGCGGCACCCGGTCATGCTGGCGGCCGCCCTGGGCGCCGAGGACGGTGGGACCTGGGCCAATGTGGTGGAGGAGGGCCTGCGTTACTCCCCTCCCGTGCGTCACGCCATCCTGCGGTACGCGGTGAGGGACACCGAGATCGCAGGCGTCCGGGTTGCCAAGGGTGACGCCGTCCTCGCCAGCCTCGTACCGGCCGGGCGGGACCCGGGCCGACACGAGCACCCCCACGCATTCGACATCGCGAGAACCACGAGCCGAGAGCATGTTACTTTCGGGTTCGGTGCGCACTACTGCCTGGGAGCGCGGCTGGCCAAGCTGGAAACGGAGATCGCGCTTCGCGCACTCCTGCGCCGCTACCCCGACCTCACGCTGGCCTCGGAGCCTGCCCGCCTGACGTCGATCCCACTCCAGGGCTACCAGTCCCTGCCGGTCCATCTGCACGGCGGGGACGGAACGCCGACAGGCGCACTGTCGATGGACCAGGACGCAGCCATGACTGCCTGAGCGGCGCGGGCCGCTGAATTTCCCGGGCGAGCGGCGGTTTCGGCATCGCCCCGTGGGGTCCGGATCACGTGATCCGAACCCCACGGCTGTCTCTGGCGTCAGCCAAAGAGCCTGCGCCACCACGGCTTGCGGACCGCGACCACGACCGGCGCGGGAGCGGGGCCGACCGAAGGAGCGGCAGCCGGCAGCGGCTGGGCGGAGGACGAAGGGGACGGGCTACCGCCGGTGCTCTCCTGCTTCGGCCGCCGGGGCGTGAAGCGCGCGGGCAGGTCGTCCAGGCGGGAGGAGACCAGGGAGCCGGTCACGTGCAGGTCGTCCTCGGGCACGGCGAGCTCGATGTCGTGCAGCCGTGCGAGCAGCGTGTCGATTCCGGTGTCCGCGATGGCCCGCCCGATGTCCTGGCCCGGGCACTCGTGCGGCCCAGCACTGAAGGCAAGGTGTGAGCGGTTGCCGTGCACCGGGGCGGACAGATCGGGCCGGATCTCGGGATCGACGTTGCCGGCCGCCAGGCCCAGCATCACCAGGTCGCCTGCCTTGATCTCCTGGGTGCCGAGCCGTGTGTCGCCGGTCGCCCATCGGGTGGGCACCACGGTGAGAGGTGGCGCGTCCCACATCACCTGGTCCAGCGCGTCCGGGAGGGTCATCGCACCTCCGGACAGGCTCGAACGGAAGCGCCGGTCAGTCAGCACCATCCGCAGCGTGTTGGCGATCAGGTTGGTGGTGTTCTCGGTCGCAGCGACGATGGCGTGCCGCAGGTGCTCCATCGCCTCGTCGTCCGTGAGAGCCGA encodes:
- a CDS encoding cytochrome P450 family protein, whose translation is MEEAEQLRALGQLVAVELPGGVPAWAATDLATAQRALGHEDLTKDPAFWPALAAGRIADDWELIALVRGAGMLHMDGADHRRLRQLVSSGFARAPIEALRPRIEQTAEELLDRLAATSSAGSPVDLREHFAFPLPVTVICHVLGVPDSAVGELRSRFDRLVTPQKGATGDDDIRVAVAAIYSSLSALIDWKRTDPGDDLTTALIQAGDDGDRLSEQELVETLFLVLIAGHETTINSITNTLHALLRHPVMLAAALGAEDGGTWANVVEEGLRYSPPVRHAILRYAVRDTEIAGVRVAKGDAVLASLVPAGRDPGRHEHPHAFDIARTTSREHVTFGFGAHYCLGARLAKLETEIALRALLRRYPDLTLASEPARLTSIPLQGYQSLPVHLHGGDGTPTGALSMDQDAAMTA